The segment CATGGATCACAATGATGCCATGGACATGGTTGGGCATGACCACAAACACATCCAGGGATACGTGCCCGGCGGTGTGACGGGGAATTTCCTGCCAGTATTGCGCAGCGATTTCTCCAATCGGCGACAGGTGCATTTCGCCTTTTGCGACGCGGCCGAAAAAGGGTCGCCGCCCGGCGGTGCAGATGGTGATGAAATAGGCCCCGGGCGCGGCGTAATCCCACCAGGCCGCCCTGGCGGACGGGATACGATATTTCCCGCGGAATTTACCGGAAGAATCGTTTTGATCGGTCATGGCGATCTGTCCCTGTTGGCGTGTTGGCGTGCCCCCGTAGTAGAGACGCAGCATGCTGCGTCTCTACGG is part of the Litorilinea aerophila genome and harbors:
- a CDS encoding transposase produces the protein MLRLYYGGTPTRQQGQIAMTDQNDSSGKFRGKYRIPSARAAWWDYAAPGAYFITICTAGRRPFFGRVAKGEMHLSPIGEIAAQYWQEIPRHTAGHVSLDVFVVMPNHVHGIIVIHDSPVAAPVTPNTDDHPMAAISPRAGSLGAIVRSYKSAVSRWCRQNGYPEFAWQARFHDHIIRNPQEYERIAAYIVANPLNWDEDRYFHEE